The following coding sequences lie in one Synergistaceae bacterium genomic window:
- a CDS encoding acyl-CoA dehydratase activase → MFSSILHVGLDIGSTTAKSVVLDDDDKIIYSRYCRHFADIRAITSTLMSEIQDNFNNFGATIAVTGSGALALAEGMNVPFAQELVACSASIGRYLSGVDAAIELGGEDAKLTFFDPAGADQRMNETCAGGTGAFIDQMATLLGTDAAGLNDLAKRHEMIYPLASRCGVFAKTDVQALLNEGAARADIAASIFQAIVNQTISGLACGRKIAGNVAFLGGPLYFLSELRARFIETLNLREDQCIFPENSHLFVAIGAAILGKKNGPVDLVRLQENALRFFSTPSQGPVSVLSALFIDEESKNAFRKRHSACDVKRADLSLYSGDAYLGLDCGSTTTKAVLIGEKGELLFSRYRTNGGKDPFGTVKEILTELYALLPADVRIRRSGVTGYGEKFVRTAFGVDAGEVETVAHARGASFILPGVDFVIDIGGQDMKCFGLRNGVITRVFLNEACSSGCGSFLQSFAESQGMSVEDFAREAENSFMPVDLGSRCTVFMNSRVRQAQKEGAKVRDIAAGLVYSVVRNALYKVLKLKNADEMGEKIIVQGGAFKNDALLRAFELVCGREVVRPQISELMGAFGMALIAGNIQSEEPGGLLDKRAVEALTGQTSTMRCSGCGNRCLLTRTEFGNGRSCVSGSRCEKWSALENGAKNGKKGEKKLLPPNLFERKYKRLFDFYEPLPETEAARGVLGIPRALNMYEDYPFWFAFLTELKFRVELSAARPDENAGLDTIPSQTLCYPAKLVHRHVTDLLNRGIRQIFYPILLKECREFKDSRQHFNCPVVIGYPDVAALNIDVPPGTDFMHPTLPFDYTSPKSHMTKRLYEEFFRFGVSRLEIERAFEKGAAAQNAWKTDVRKFGDETVAWLKKTGETGVVLGGHPYHLDPEVHHGIPDLIVNCGAAVLTEDSVCHRAEEIGGVDPLYVVDQWAYHSRLYRAAAVVARHPDFANVQMVQLNSFGCGLDAITADQTAELLESHGKPHTLLRIDEGKNTGAARIRIRSLLASVKQQKAEENSVKKREKTAAGPARHVFAKGIEFLKKKKHRTILCPPLAPWHFHFLQTAMREDGLDFRVLPEGGRPEVELGLKYVNNDVCYPSMMVVGQFLKALSSGEYDPDATDCFYAQTGGVCRASNYVPLLRRALDAAGFGRVRILAAHAQGSEGAEKFTPSVKSVWRSLTGLLYGDMLMRLSCRTRPYEAERGSAKKLCDRWIARCDENVRRGKWSVFKEDLKQMVRDFAALPVNPAPRPRVGIVGEILVKYHSGANERLVNLIETEGGEAVIPDLAGFLLYCLFDPISRSEKLSGSAFSGLFARAGIKILERMRNPMREALRGTRFGEIHDIRDMARQASKLVSLANQAGEGWLLVAEIIQLIESGIKNILCVQPFACLPNHITGRGILRELRRLHQGANVLALDFDASVSNVNQLNRIKLLMATARTE, encoded by the coding sequence ATGTTTTCCTCCATATTGCACGTGGGACTCGATATCGGATCGACGACGGCCAAATCGGTGGTCCTGGACGATGACGACAAAATAATATACAGCAGGTACTGCCGGCATTTTGCCGATATTCGCGCGATTACGAGCACACTGATGTCGGAAATTCAGGATAACTTCAATAATTTCGGCGCCACCATCGCCGTCACGGGTTCGGGGGCGCTGGCTCTGGCGGAAGGAATGAACGTTCCCTTCGCTCAGGAGCTGGTGGCCTGTTCCGCCAGCATCGGACGCTATCTGAGCGGAGTGGACGCGGCGATCGAACTGGGCGGAGAGGACGCGAAGCTGACGTTTTTCGACCCCGCCGGCGCCGACCAGAGAATGAACGAAACCTGCGCCGGAGGAACGGGGGCCTTTATCGATCAGATGGCCACCCTGCTGGGAACGGATGCCGCCGGCCTGAACGATCTGGCCAAACGGCATGAAATGATATATCCGCTGGCTTCGCGCTGCGGTGTTTTCGCCAAAACGGACGTTCAGGCGCTTCTGAACGAAGGAGCGGCCCGGGCGGACATCGCCGCGTCGATTTTTCAGGCCATCGTCAACCAGACCATCAGCGGGCTCGCCTGCGGACGGAAAATTGCGGGCAACGTGGCGTTTTTGGGCGGACCGCTCTACTTCCTGTCCGAGCTTCGCGCCAGATTTATTGAAACCCTCAACCTGAGAGAAGATCAATGTATCTTTCCCGAAAATTCTCACCTTTTCGTCGCCATTGGAGCGGCCATTCTCGGAAAGAAAAACGGTCCGGTGGACCTCGTTCGTCTGCAGGAAAACGCTCTGCGTTTCTTCTCCACTCCATCCCAGGGCCCGGTCAGTGTGCTGAGCGCGCTTTTCATTGACGAAGAATCGAAAAACGCGTTCAGAAAAAGGCATTCCGCCTGCGACGTGAAGCGGGCAGATCTTTCTCTCTACAGCGGCGACGCGTACCTGGGTCTGGACTGCGGCTCGACCACGACGAAGGCCGTTCTGATCGGCGAAAAAGGAGAGCTCCTGTTTTCCCGTTATCGAACCAATGGCGGAAAGGATCCTTTCGGTACGGTGAAGGAGATTCTGACGGAGCTTTATGCCCTTCTTCCCGCCGACGTCCGAATAAGGCGAAGCGGCGTCACCGGCTACGGAGAAAAATTCGTCCGAACGGCATTTGGCGTCGACGCGGGCGAGGTGGAAACCGTGGCCCACGCGAGAGGAGCGTCGTTCATCCTGCCGGGCGTCGATTTCGTCATCGACATCGGCGGACAGGACATGAAGTGCTTCGGCCTGCGAAACGGCGTTATCACCCGCGTTTTCCTGAACGAGGCCTGTTCTTCCGGCTGCGGGTCGTTCCTCCAGAGCTTTGCGGAATCCCAGGGCATGTCGGTGGAGGATTTCGCCCGCGAGGCGGAGAACTCCTTCATGCCGGTGGATCTGGGATCGCGCTGCACGGTATTCATGAACTCGCGAGTTCGTCAGGCGCAGAAGGAGGGCGCGAAGGTTCGGGACATCGCGGCGGGCCTGGTGTACTCCGTGGTTCGCAACGCCCTGTATAAAGTGCTGAAACTCAAAAACGCGGACGAAATGGGTGAAAAAATCATCGTGCAGGGCGGCGCCTTTAAAAACGACGCGCTGCTTCGGGCCTTTGAACTCGTGTGCGGCAGAGAGGTGGTCCGTCCGCAGATTTCCGAACTCATGGGAGCCTTTGGAATGGCCCTCATCGCCGGAAATATTCAGTCCGAAGAACCGGGTGGCCTGCTGGATAAAAGGGCGGTAGAGGCTCTGACCGGACAGACGTCCACAATGCGCTGTTCCGGCTGCGGCAACCGCTGCCTGCTGACCCGCACGGAGTTTGGAAACGGGAGAAGCTGCGTATCGGGCAGCCGCTGCGAAAAATGGTCCGCCCTGGAAAACGGCGCGAAGAATGGCAAAAAAGGAGAGAAAAAACTCCTTCCGCCCAACCTTTTCGAGAGAAAATATAAAAGGCTCTTCGATTTTTACGAACCGCTTCCCGAAACCGAGGCCGCCAGAGGCGTCCTTGGGATACCGAGAGCCCTCAACATGTACGAGGATTATCCCTTTTGGTTCGCGTTTCTCACCGAGCTGAAATTTCGGGTGGAGCTTTCGGCCGCCCGTCCGGACGAAAACGCCGGGCTGGATACCATTCCGTCCCAAACCCTCTGTTATCCCGCGAAACTCGTTCACCGGCATGTGACGGATCTTCTGAATCGAGGGATAAGACAGATCTTTTATCCAATTCTCCTGAAAGAGTGCCGGGAATTCAAGGATTCGCGGCAGCATTTCAACTGTCCGGTGGTGATCGGCTATCCCGACGTGGCGGCGCTCAATATCGACGTTCCGCCGGGGACGGATTTTATGCATCCGACCCTTCCTTTCGATTACACTTCGCCGAAAAGTCACATGACGAAGCGGCTTTACGAGGAATTTTTCCGGTTCGGCGTATCCCGCCTGGAAATAGAAAGAGCCTTTGAAAAGGGAGCGGCCGCCCAGAACGCCTGGAAGACCGATGTGCGAAAATTCGGAGACGAGACGGTGGCCTGGCTCAAAAAGACCGGAGAAACAGGCGTCGTCCTGGGAGGACACCCTTACCACCTGGATCCCGAGGTTCATCACGGCATCCCCGATTTAATCGTAAACTGCGGCGCGGCCGTCCTCACGGAGGATTCGGTCTGTCACAGGGCAGAGGAAATCGGAGGCGTGGACCCCCTGTACGTGGTGGACCAGTGGGCCTACCACTCCCGGCTTTACAGAGCCGCCGCGGTGGTGGCGCGCCATCCGGATTTCGCCAATGTTCAGATGGTGCAGCTGAACTCATTCGGCTGCGGACTTGACGCCATTACCGCGGACCAGACGGCGGAGCTGCTGGAAAGCCACGGAAAACCCCACACTCTGCTCCGGATCGACGAGGGGAAAAACACCGGCGCCGCGAGGATCAGAATACGGTCTCTGCTGGCTTCGGTGAAACAACAGAAGGCAGAGGAAAATTCCGTCAAAAAACGGGAGAAAACCGCTGCAGGCCCCGCGCGTCACGTATTCGCCAAAGGGATTGAATTTTTGAAAAAGAAAAAACACCGCACGATCCTCTGCCCTCCCCTTGCGCCCTGGCATTTTCATTTTCTGCAGACCGCCATGCGGGAGGACGGGCTGGACTTCCGCGTGCTTCCCGAAGGAGGGCGGCCGGAGGTTGAACTGGGCCTGAAATACGTCAACAACGACGTCTGTTATCCGTCCATGATGGTCGTGGGCCAGTTTCTGAAAGCCCTGTCCAGTGGAGAGTACGATCCCGACGCCACCGACTGTTTCTACGCGCAGACGGGCGGAGTCTGCAGGGCGAGCAACTACGTCCCGCTGCTGCGGCGCGCGCTGGATGCCGCCGGTTTCGGACGTGTCCGAATCCTGGCCGCCCACGCGCAGGGCAGCGAAGGCGCGGAGAAATTCACGCCCTCCGTCAAAAGCGTATGGAGAAGTCTGACAGGTCTGCTCTACGGGGACATGCTGATGCGGCTGTCCTGCAGAACGCGCCCTTACGAGGCGGAGCGGGGAAGCGCGAAAAAACTCTGTGATCGCTGGATTGCGCGATGTGACGAAAATGTGAGACGGGGCAAATGGTCCGTGTTCAAAGAGGACCTGAAACAGATGGTTCGGGATTTCGCCGCGCTGCCCGTCAATCCCGCCCCTCGTCCCAGAGTGGGCATTGTGGGGGAAATTTTGGTCAAGTATCATTCCGGCGCCAACGAACGGCTTGTGAATCTGATCGAGACCGAAGGCGGAGAGGCCGTTATTCCGGATCTGGCCGGATTTCTGCTCTACTGCCTTTTCGATCCCATCAGCCGCAGCGAAAAACTCTCGGGGAGCGCGTTCTCCGGTCTTTTCGCCCGAGCCGGAATCAAAATACTCGAACGTATGCGGAACCCCATGCGGGAAGCGCTCAGGGGAACGCGATTCGGCGAAATCCACGATATACGGGATATGGCGCGCCAGGCCTCAAAACTGGTGTCTCTGGCGAATCAGGCGGGGGAAGGCTGGCTTCTCGTCGCCGAAATCATCCAGCTCATCGAGAGCGGAATCAAAAATATCCTCTGTGTTCAGCCCTTCGCGTGTCTCCCGAATCACATCACGGGCAGGGGCATTCTCAGGGAGCTCCGGCGTCTGCATCAGGGCGCGAACGTCCTCGCTCTGGACTTCGACGCCAGCGTCAGCAACGTCAATCAGCTCAACAGGATCAAGCTTCTGATGGCGACGGCCAGAACGGAATAG
- a CDS encoding tripartite tricarboxylate transporter TctB family protein, whose product MRFNDAVIGIAAIIFGLAVILHVRSYPSMGDGMPGPALFPTILGILLIVIGTLQIPRGIKSRAPFAALLPELTARGAGNILLTLAGVIFYIYASDSLGFLPTSFCVMFVLMLVLKGNFFLSAAVAAGATLCIYLIFVKMLMVPLPAGIFAF is encoded by the coding sequence ATGCGCTTCAACGATGCGGTAATTGGAATTGCCGCTATTATTTTTGGTCTTGCCGTCATTCTCCATGTCCGGTCCTATCCCTCCATGGGCGATGGAATGCCGGGACCGGCGCTTTTTCCGACGATACTCGGAATTTTGCTCATTGTGATCGGAACCCTTCAGATTCCCCGGGGAATAAAATCCCGGGCGCCTTTTGCGGCGCTTCTGCCGGAACTCACCGCCCGTGGCGCCGGCAACATTCTTTTGACCCTCGCCGGCGTAATTTTTTACATTTACGCCTCCGACAGCCTGGGTTTTCTCCCGACGTCGTTCTGCGTCATGTTCGTTTTGATGCTCGTTCTGAAGGGGAACTTTTTCCTTTCGGCTGCGGTTGCGGCCGGAGCGACGCTCTGCATTTACCTTATCTTCGTAAAAATGCTGATGGTTCCACTGCCGGCTGGCATTTTCGCCTTTTAA
- a CDS encoding tripartite tricarboxylate transporter permease: protein MFTFNNLAHALGLLTDPHVVAIIAGSAIYGLFVGAMPGLTASMATALLVPVTFFMDPVPALAAMVTMEAMAIFAGDIPAALIHIPGTPSSAAYVEDSYALTRQGRASFVLGIDVVMSSIGGIIGAVILILLAPLLAEVALKFSTYEYFWLACFGLSCSVMVSSGSTSKALLSLVIGLMLNCVGLDITIGFPRFAFGNPDLLEGFTFIPVMIGMFGMAEIFRNVLIQDSKIAPFTVQASGIFRGMWKTTCDHWKHILRSGVIGTAIGILPGAGADIAAWVAYGVSKRFSKTPERFGKGHIEGLIEAGTANNSALAGAWVPALVFGIPGDSITAIIIGVLYMKNLQPGPGIFERSPEIILAVYTTFILANLLLVPFGWLAIRLSTKVLQVPRNLLYPVILLFCVVGAFAINNSNFDITVMLIFGVVAYVLECNDIPSAPAILGLVLGDLLEKSFMVSMMKSQWDLRMFFERPISAGLGALVVLMWLSPLLAGFFRKRQSH from the coding sequence ATGTTCACCTTCAATAATCTGGCGCACGCTCTGGGGCTGCTGACGGACCCCCACGTGGTGGCGATCATAGCCGGTTCCGCGATATACGGCCTCTTTGTGGGAGCGATGCCAGGGCTGACGGCATCCATGGCCACGGCCCTGCTGGTCCCCGTCACCTTTTTCATGGATCCGGTTCCGGCCCTGGCCGCCATGGTCACGATGGAAGCCATGGCCATATTCGCCGGCGATATTCCGGCCGCGCTGATCCACATTCCCGGCACGCCGTCCTCCGCGGCCTACGTGGAGGACAGCTACGCCCTGACCCGACAGGGACGGGCCTCCTTCGTCCTTGGAATCGACGTGGTCATGTCGTCCATCGGAGGAATCATCGGCGCTGTTATTCTCATTCTGCTGGCGCCCCTTCTGGCGGAGGTGGCGCTCAAATTCTCCACCTACGAATATTTCTGGCTGGCCTGTTTCGGCCTGTCCTGCTCGGTCATGGTCTCTTCCGGCAGCACGAGCAAGGCGCTGCTGTCTCTTGTGATCGGGCTGATGCTCAACTGCGTTGGGCTGGACATCACGATCGGGTTCCCCCGTTTCGCCTTCGGAAATCCCGATTTACTGGAGGGCTTCACCTTTATTCCGGTCATGATCGGCATGTTCGGCATGGCGGAGATCTTTCGCAACGTGCTGATTCAGGATTCGAAGATCGCTCCCTTCACCGTGCAGGCCAGCGGAATTTTCAGGGGGATGTGGAAAACGACCTGCGACCACTGGAAACATATCCTTCGTTCCGGCGTTATCGGGACGGCGATAGGAATTTTGCCCGGCGCGGGAGCGGACATCGCGGCGTGGGTGGCCTACGGCGTTTCCAAGCGTTTCTCCAAAACCCCCGAACGGTTTGGCAAAGGGCACATCGAAGGCCTTATCGAAGCCGGAACCGCCAACAACTCCGCTCTGGCCGGCGCGTGGGTGCCGGCGCTGGTGTTCGGCATCCCGGGGGACTCCATCACGGCCATCATCATCGGAGTTCTTTACATGAAAAACCTTCAGCCCGGCCCCGGCATCTTCGAGCGCAGCCCGGAGATCATCCTCGCGGTGTACACCACGTTCATTCTCGCCAACCTGCTGCTCGTCCCCTTCGGCTGGCTGGCGATCCGGCTCTCCACAAAAGTGCTTCAGGTGCCGCGCAATCTGCTTTATCCCGTCATTCTGCTTTTTTGCGTCGTCGGCGCGTTCGCCATCAACAACTCCAATTTCGACATAACCGTCATGCTTATCTTTGGGGTCGTCGCCTATGTTCTGGAATGCAACGACATTCCTTCCGCTCCCGCCATCCTCGGGCTGGTGCTGGGCGATCTTCTGGAAAAATCCTTCATGGTCTCCATGATGAAATCTCAGTGGGACCTTCGTATGTTTTTTGAACGCCCCATATCGGCGGGGCTGGGCGCGCTGGTCGTTCTGATGTGGCTCTCTCCCCTGCTGGCCGGATTCTTCAGAAAAAGACAAAGTCACTGA
- a CDS encoding DUF2062 domain-containing protein: MDSPASTNGSSGVRKKRTWLELLKRLIRFRLIVPIQRSRHSPEYSARGAMIGLAFAFTPLIGIQMYLCFLAWIIARKLFRWDFSLVIACAWTWATNVVTLIPCYYAFYVTGYYMLGLRRYADYSRFALLLQPIRNAVAADVGVWITVKLTASLLVKDLGLVMLTGCVPYMIFFGWLGYFCTLRYVRARQSKRLKKYLHFPRRHKS, encoded by the coding sequence ATGGACAGCCCTGCTTCAACGAACGGGTCCTCGGGAGTCCGTAAAAAGAGAACGTGGTTGGAGCTTCTGAAGCGGCTGATCAGGTTCCGTTTGATAGTACCCATCCAGCGTTCGCGGCACTCTCCGGAATATTCCGCCCGAGGCGCCATGATTGGTTTGGCTTTTGCTTTTACCCCGCTGATTGGCATACAGATGTATCTGTGTTTTCTGGCCTGGATTATCGCGCGGAAACTTTTCAGGTGGGATTTTTCTCTGGTTATCGCCTGCGCCTGGACCTGGGCGACCAACGTTGTGACTCTGATTCCCTGCTATTACGCGTTTTATGTGACGGGATACTATATGCTTGGGCTGCGCCGGTATGCGGACTATTCGCGTTTCGCCCTGCTGCTGCAGCCCATCCGGAACGCTGTCGCCGCCGACGTGGGAGTGTGGATCACCGTAAAACTCACGGCCTCGCTTCTGGTGAAGGATTTGGGGTTGGTGATGCTGACCGGCTGTGTTCCCTACATGATTTTTTTCGGCTGGCTGGGATATTTCTGCACGCTGCGATACGTTCGGGCACGGCAGAGCAAAAGACTGAAAAAATACCTGCATTTCCCCCGCCGTCATAAATCATAA